From the genome of Silurus meridionalis isolate SWU-2019-XX chromosome 12, ASM1480568v1, whole genome shotgun sequence, one region includes:
- the serpinf2b gene encoding serpin peptidase inhibitor, clade F (alpha-2 antiplasmin, pigment epithelium derived factor), member 2b produces the protein MDLRLLVLLFCYCQHCWTEDAITEDKNVSVIPLTRLTPSQPITAVVSSNVSHTEELTPDGFATSTSTAENDESSSEEDLDELCGSLNSKELRRAVARGIMKFGLELLENLKSDQKQSNIIISPLSVSLALSHLALGARNETEELLLQHLHADTVPCYQKALKSLLHHVRKNALQIASRMYLADGFQPNQKFMEESLRVFDSKPGALTDLEEINEWVEKSTNGHVTDFLSSLPPNLVMMLINAVHYKGEWLWRFDPHFTSSEPFYIDENQIVNVDMMLGPKYPLSLFNHNELDAQIARFPFKGNMSLIIIMPVIGSVDVSAIAAKLNISDLYNHFPREKSMQVKLPKFKLDFTQELEDTLTSMGLGELFSNPNLAGITEGPLLVSSVKHKSSIEISEEGAEASAATSVAISRSNPSFTVNQPFFLALIEDSTQTPLFLGVISNPNPSGGSVTLGPSLPDKGEMPSSKHFEKPPK, from the exons ATGGATTTAAGATTACTTGTACTCCTTTTCTGTTACTGCCAACATTGCTGGACg GAGGATGCCATTACAGAGGACAAAAATGTCTCAGTGATTCCTCTTACACGGCTGACACCCAGCCAACCCATAACA GCAGTAGTAAGCTCCAACGTGTCCCACACAGAAGAATTAACTCCAGATGGCTTTGCTACCTCTACCTCCACTGCTGAAAATGACGAGAGCTCCTCAGAGGAAGACTTGGATGAGCTGTGTGGTTCGTTGAATTCTAAAGAACTCCGTCGGGCCGTAGCGAGAGGGATTATGAAGTTCGGTCTGGAGCTGTTGGAGAACCTGAAGTCCGATCAAAAACAATCTAATATTATTATCTCCCCCCTCAGTGTGTCCTTGGCACTTTCTCACTTGGCTCTGG GAGCGAGGAATGAAACAGAAGAGCTCCTCCTTCAACATCTACATGCTGATACAGTTCCATGCTACCAAAAAGCACTGAAAAGCCTTCTCCACCATGTGCGCAAAAATGCCCTGCAAATCGCCAGCCGCATGTACCTGGCTGATG ggtttcAGCCAAACCAAAAGTTTATGGAGGAGTCTCTCAGAGTGTTTGATTCAAAGCCTGGAGCCTTGACTGATTTGGAAGAGATCAATGAGTGGGTCGAGAAATCCACAAATGGTCATGTTACAGACTTCCTCTCCAGTCTCCCTCCTAACCTTGTCATGATGCTCATCAATGCTGTGCACTACAAAG gaGAGTGGCTCTGGCGCTTTGACCCTCACTTTACCTCCAGTGAGCCTTTTTATATTGATGAAAATCAAATAGTCAATGTTGACATGATGCTTGGGCCAAAATACCCACTCAGCCTTTTCAACCACAATGAACTTGATGCACAG ATAGCTCGATTCCCGTTCAAAGGGAACATGAGCCTGATTATTATAATGCCTGTAATAGGATCGGTGGACGTGTCAGCCATTGCAGCCAAACTTAATATCTCAGATCTTTATAATCACTTCCCACGAGAGAAAAGTATGCAGGTTAAACTCCCAAAATTCAAATTGGATTTCACTCAGGAACTCGAAGACACCCTGACAAGCATGG gTCTAGGGGAGCTGTTCTCAAATCCTAATCTGGCTGGCATCACAGAGGGACCCCTGCTGGTCTCCAGTGTAAAGCACAAATCCAGCATTGAGATCAGTGAGGAAGGTGCAGAGGCTTCAGCTGCAACCAGTGTAGCCATCAGCCGTTCCAATCCTTCTTTTACAGTCAACCAGCCATTTTTCTTGGCCCTTATAGAGGATTCCACTCAAACACCACTTTTTCTGGGGGTTATTTCAAACCCTAATCCTAGTGGAGGTTCTGTAACATTAGGTCCAAGCCTCCCAGATAAAGGAGAGATGCCTAGTTCAAAGCATTTTGAGAAGCCACCAAAGTAA